In Actinomyces radicidentis, one genomic interval encodes:
- a CDS encoding TSUP family transporter translates to MVPVLLPHALSADVGGLLGVPSLTPGTALLILASATLAGWVDAIVGGGGLIQLPAILLVPGLAPVHAIATNKASSAMGTAAAAAAYRRRVGFPSGVAPAAALAFVGSMAGAIVATRLPTEVFTTIIIVALAVVLLITVLKPSAFAADRERTLLPHRTAVLRGCAIGAVVGFYDGVMGPGTGSFLVLGFILLVGLDALRATAMTKAVNLATNVGALVLFAVAGAVQWRLGILMGCFNMLGGWLGARTATRFGAGFVRVVLIVVVVALLVKLVLQVLG, encoded by the coding sequence GTGGTCCCCGTCCTCCTTCCCCACGCCCTCAGCGCCGACGTCGGCGGGCTCCTGGGCGTCCCCTCCCTGACCCCGGGCACGGCGCTGCTGATCCTGGCCTCGGCGACCCTCGCCGGCTGGGTCGACGCGATCGTCGGCGGCGGCGGACTCATCCAGCTCCCGGCGATCCTCCTCGTCCCGGGTCTCGCCCCGGTCCACGCGATCGCGACGAACAAGGCCTCCTCGGCCATGGGCACGGCCGCCGCCGCGGCCGCCTACCGCCGCCGGGTCGGCTTCCCGAGCGGGGTGGCGCCGGCCGCGGCGCTCGCCTTCGTCGGCTCGATGGCGGGCGCGATCGTCGCGACCCGCCTGCCGACCGAGGTCTTCACCACGATCATCATCGTGGCGCTGGCGGTGGTCCTCCTCATCACGGTCCTCAAGCCCTCGGCCTTCGCCGCCGACCGCGAGCGCACGCTCCTCCCCCACCGCACCGCCGTCCTGCGGGGCTGCGCCATCGGCGCCGTCGTCGGCTTCTACGACGGTGTCATGGGTCCGGGCACCGGATCCTTCCTGGTGCTCGGCTTCATCCTGCTCGTCGGCCTGGACGCCCTGCGGGCCACGGCGATGACGAAGGCCGTCAACCTGGCGACGAACGTCGGGGCGCTCGTCCTCTTCGCCGTGGCGGGCGCGGTGCAGTGGCGCCTCGGCATCCTCATGGGCTGCTTCAACATGCTCGGCGGCTGGCTCGGTGCCCGCACCGCGACCCGCTTCGGCGCCGGCTTCGTGCGGGTCGTCCTCATCGTCGTGGTCGTGGCGCTGCTCGTGAAGCTCGTGCTCCAGGTCCTCGGCTGA